The bacterium genome includes a region encoding these proteins:
- the tmk gene encoding dTMP kinase: protein MFITLEGPDGAGKTTQAALLVEYLVAAGRDVVPVREPGGTAIGEQIRALLIDPRHAELTPRTEMLLFAASRAQLVAEVIAPALARGRVVVCERYVDASLAYQGVARGLGVDVVRAVNDAATGGLRPDLTLLLDLDPETGLRRARAATARTRPEGARAARWEGGDRLERETLAFHARVREGFLTLARIDPQRIRVLDARRPVADVQREIAAAVDGVLRERARAGGAS from the coding sequence GTGTTCATCACGCTCGAGGGGCCCGACGGCGCCGGCAAGACCACGCAGGCGGCCCTCCTCGTGGAATATTTGGTCGCGGCGGGCCGCGACGTCGTGCCGGTGCGCGAGCCCGGGGGGACCGCGATCGGCGAGCAGATCCGCGCGCTCCTGATCGACCCCCGCCACGCCGAACTGACCCCCCGGACGGAAATGCTGCTCTTTGCCGCCTCGCGGGCGCAGCTCGTCGCCGAGGTCATCGCGCCCGCGCTGGCGCGGGGGCGGGTCGTCGTCTGCGAGCGGTACGTCGACGCGTCGCTCGCCTACCAGGGGGTGGCCCGCGGTCTGGGCGTCGACGTCGTCCGTGCCGTCAACGACGCGGCGACCGGCGGGCTGCGGCCGGACCTGACCCTCCTCCTCGACCTGGACCCGGAGACGGGCCTGCGGCGGGCCCGCGCCGCCACCGCCCGCACGCGGCCGGAGGGCGCACGGGCCGCCCGCTGGGAGGGCGGGGACCGCCTGGAGCGCGAGACGCTCGCGTTTCACGCGCGGGTCCGGGAGGGGTTTCTCACGCTTGCCAGAATTGACCCGCAACGCATCCGGGTGCTCGACGCTCGCCGGCCCGTCGCGGACGTGCAGCGGGAGATCGCGGCGGCGGTCGACGGTGTGCTCCGAGAGCGGGCCCGTGCGGGAGGCGCGTCGTGA
- a CDS encoding cyclic-di-AMP receptor, which produces MKLILAIVQEKDQRRLMEGLVAAEFQATMLASTGGFLREGNATILIGVEEHRVEDVMAVIQKYCHVREQLVSPLPPVVEPVDSYISYPVKVQVGGAIVFVLDVERMVKV; this is translated from the coding sequence GTGAAGCTGATCCTGGCGATCGTGCAGGAAAAGGACCAGCGCCGGCTCATGGAAGGCCTCGTCGCCGCCGAGTTCCAGGCGACGATGCTGGCCAGCACGGGCGGGTTCCTCCGCGAGGGCAACGCGACGATCCTGATCGGCGTCGAGGAGCACCGCGTCGAAGACGTGATGGCCGTGATCCAGAAGTACTGCCACGTCCGCGAGCAGCTCGTGAGCCCGCTGCCGCCGGTCGTCGAGCCCGTCGACTCGTACATCTCGTACCCGGTCAAAGTGCAGGTCGGCGGCGCGATCGTCTTCGTGCTCGACGTCGAGCGTATGGTGAAGGTGTAG